From Erinaceus europaeus chromosome 9, mEriEur2.1, whole genome shotgun sequence, one genomic window encodes:
- the VANGL2 gene encoding vang-like protein 2: protein MDTESQYSGYSYKSGHSRSSRKHRDRRDRHRSKSRDGSRGDKSVTIQAPGEPLLDNESTRGDERDDNWGETTTVVTGTSEHSISHDDLTRIAKDMEDSVPLDCSRHLGVAAGATLALLSFLTPLAFLLLPPLLWREELEPCGAACEGLFISVAFKLLILLLGSWALFFRRPKAALPRVFVLRSLLMVLVFLLVVSYWLFYGVRILDARERSYQGIVQFAVSLVDALLFVHYLAVVLLELRQLQPQFTLKVVRSTDGASRFYNVGHLSIQRVAVWILEKYYHDFPVYNPALLNLPKSVLAKKVSGFKVYSLGEENSTNNSTGQSRAVIAAAARRRDNSHNEYYYEEAEHERRVRKRRARLVVAVEEAFTHIKRLQEEEQKNPREVMDPREAAQAIFASMARAMQKYLRTTKQQPYHTMESILQHLEFCITHDMTPKAFLERYLAAGPTIQYHKERWLAKQWTLVSEEPVTNGLKDGMVFLLKRHDFSLVVSTKKVPFFKLSEEFVDPKSHKFVMRLQSETSV, encoded by the exons ATGGACACCGAGTCTCAGTACTCGGGCTACTCCTACAAGTCGGGTCACTCCCGCAGCTCCCGCAAGCACAG GGATCGCCGGGACCGCCACCGATCCAAGAGCCGGGATGGAAGCCGTGGGGACAAGTCAGTGACAATCCAGGCTCCAGGGGAGCCCCTGCTGGACAATGAATCCACTCGAGGGGATGAGCGG GATGACAACTGGGGGGAGACTACCACGGTGGTGACAGGCACCTCGGAGCACAGCATCTCCCACGATGACCTCACCCGCATCGCCAAGGACATGGAGGATAGCGTGCCGCTGGACTGCTCACGCCACCTGGGAGTGGCTGCAGGGGCCACGCTGGCACTGCTGTCCTTCCTCACGCCGCTGGCCTTCCTGCTGCTGCCGCCGCTGCTGTGGCGCGAGGAGCTGGAGCCGTGCGGTGCGGCCTGCGAGGGCCTCTTTATCTCGGTGGCCTTCAAGCTGCTCATCCTGCTGCTGGGCAGCTGGGCGCTCTTCTTCCGGCGCCCCAAGGCGGCGCTGCCGCGTGTCTTCGTGCTGCGCTCTCTGCTCATGGTGCTGGTCTTCCTGCTCGTGGTGTCCTACTGGCTCTTCTACGGTGTGCGCATCCTGGACGCACGCGAGCGCAGCTACCAGGGCATCGTGCAGTTCGCTGTGTCGCTGGTGGACGCCTTGCTCTTCGTGCACTACCTGGCCGTCGTGCTGCTTGAGCTGCGCCAGCTGCAGCCGCAGTTCACGCTCAAGGTTGTGCGCTCCACCGACGGTGCCAGCCGCTTCTACAACGTGGGACACCTCAG CATCCAACGTGTGGCAGTGTGGATCCTGGAGAAGTATTACCATGACTTCCCCGTCTACAACCCCGCCCTCCTCAACCTGCCCAAGTCCGTCCTGGCCAAGAAAGTGTCTGGTTTCAAGGTGTACTCCCTCGGAGAGG AGAACAGCACCAACAACTCCACTGGCCAGTCTAGGGCGGTGATCGCGGCTGCGGCTCGGAGGCGGGACAACAGCCACAATGAGTACTACTACGAGGAGGCGGAGCATGAGCGCCGAGTGCGCAAGCGCAGGGCCAG GCTGGTGGTGGCTGTGGAGGAGGCCTTCACCCACATTAAGCGGCTACAGGAAGAGGAGCAGAAGAACCCCAGAGAGGTGATGGACCCCCGGGAGGCTGCACAGGCCATCTTCGCATCCATGGCTCGGGCCATGCAGAAGTACCTGCGTACCACCAAGCAGCAGCCGTACCACACCATGGAGAGCATCCTGCAGCACCTGGAATTCTGCATCACACATGACATGACACCCAAG GCCTTCCTGGAGCGCTACCTGGCTGCTGGGCCCACCATCCAGTACCACAAGGAGCGTTGGCTGGCCAAGCAGTGGACGCTGGTGAGCGAGGAGCCAGTGACCAACGGGCTCAAAGATGGCATGGTGTTCCTCTTGAAGCGCCATGACTTCAGCCTGGTGGTCAGCACAAAGAAGGTCCCATTCTTCAAACTCTCTGAGGAGTTCGTGGACCCCAAATCACACAAGTTTGTCATGAGGCTGCAGTCGGAGACTTCTGTGTGA